The genomic region CTAACTATTAAAGATCAATATATAAATGTACTTAGAGAATATCAAACAGCAGGAGTGCAATGGTTATATACGTTACAAAATTATCATTTTAATGGTATTTTAGCAGATGATATGGGATTAGGAAAAACATTACAGGCTATTGCATTATTAGATAGTCATCATACAGGGACCTCTTTGGTAATTGCACCAGCTTCATTGTTATTAAATTGGCAGGATGAGGTTCAAAAATTTGCACCAGATTTACATATTGAAGTTATCCATGGATCCAAACAAGCTCGTAAACATATCATTTTGCAATCTATGAATTATGATATCCTTATTACTTCTTATGATTATATTCGTCGAGATGTTGATTTATATCAAGATATTCAGTTTGAATATGTTATTTTAGATGAAGCCCAATATATAAAAAATCCAAAAACAAAGAATGCTCAGTCTGTTAAAAAACTAACTTCAAAACATCGACTTGTTTTAACAGGTACACCAATTGAAAACTCTTTAGCAGAATTGTGGTCTATTTTTGATTTCTTAATGAAAGGTTATCTATATTCTTATAGTCATTTTCAAAAGAACTTTGAAATACCAATAGTGAAAGAAAAAAATCTAAAAGTACAAGAAGAATTGAAAAAATTAATTACTCCTTTTGTATTACGTAGAACTAAAAAAGAAGTTTTAACAGAATTACCAGATAAAATAGAAAAAACAATTACAATTGAATTCAATGATGCACAACATAAACTATATCTTGCTAATTTAATGCAGGTTAATGAAAATTTACAAACACAACTTAAGGTTGATAATGTAAATAAAATACAGATTCTTTCGATGCTAACAAGATTACGACAAATATGTTGTGATCCAAGATTAGTTTATGAAAATATGGATTATACATCTAGCAAAATGGATGCTTGTTTAGAATTGATCGATACATTAAGGCAAAACAATAAGAAAATCTTATTATTTTCCTCTTTTACTTCATTATTGGACTTACTTCAAATAGAACTTGATAAAAGAAATATCTCTTATTGTGTATTAACTGGTAGTGTTGATAAAGTAAAAAGAAGAGAATTGGTAAATAAATTCCAAGAAGATGATACAACTATTTTCCTTATTTCTTTAAAAGCAGGGGGAACAGGATTGAATCTTACGGCTGCGGAAGCTGTTATTCATTTTGATCCTTGGTGGAATGTTTCTGCCCAAAATCAAGCAACAGATCGTGCTCATCGAATTGGTCAAAATAATGTAGTAGAAGTGTTTAAGCTAATAATGGATGGTTCTATCGAACAAAAAATAGCAGCCCTCCAAGCTCAAAAGAAAGATTTAGCAGATGCATTTGTAGAAGGGAATGAAGGCTCTATTAGTGCAATGACTTCTCAAGATATTATTGATTTATTTCAACCCTAGAACTGGTTTATTACTGGTTCTTTTTTTCTTTCTTTTTTTTAAAAAAGTTCTTTACAAAGTGTTGTGATTACTATATACTAAATCTTGCAGTAACGATGGCGGTTGTGGTGAAGTGGTTAACACATCAGATTGTGGCTCTGACATTCGTGGGTTCGATTCCCATCAGTCGCCCCATTTTAAAATGACGAACAGTAGATGAATAAATCTACTGTTTTTATTTTGTTTTTATGCGAATTTCCGTGAGGTTGTTTGGTGGAATCGTTATAAATGCGATTACCTTGTCTATATAATCTTTTCGATTGTTTTTTGCAATCTGTCCTATTGTTAAAACCCGTCCTGCAGCTAGTAGGGCTTTTTTTTGTTGTAGGATCTTTTTTTGTTCATTGTAGAGTGGAGTAGTGAGAATAATGTATTGTTCGGGATTATATGCTCCTAGGACGTATTTTTTTTTTATCTTTGATAGTTTCATAGTATAGTTTTTATATTCTCTTTCTAAAGCAATTAAAGTATTATCAAAATTTGTGATTTCTAGTTCCCGACTATCGATTTGTATTATTATCTTATTTTCGCTAATAATTGATTTACAGGGCTTACACTGATAATAGTGATATTTGTTGCCTAGATGGTTTGTTCCATGCGTACAGGTCATTATATTGCCACAAGAGCAATATATCTTCCCTGCAAATAAATAATTAGATTTCTTACGTATTTTTTTGTTAAGTATTTTTTGTGCTGCATCATATTCTTCTTTTGTAATGATGGCTGGTACTATGGCTTTATATACTTCTTTTTTGTACGTTAATTTTCCTGTGTAGCGTTCATTTGTCAGAATACGTCTTATAAATGTTGTCGTAAATTTCGACTTGTTATGAGTGATATTGAGCATTTTACTGATGTCTTCTAGCTTTGTGTGGTTGATAAATTGGTGATAGATTGATTGAATCACTTCCTTTTCTTTTGTAACGATTACTAGTGTATTATCTTGGCTTCTTCGATAACCATACATCATTTTGCCACCATAAGGATACTTTCCAGATCTAGCAACTTGAACTAATCCATCATTTGTTCGTTCAATTATTTTTTCTCTCTCATATTGATTTACAGCCATTTTGATATTCGTACTAAACCTTCCTGATGCGGATAGTATCGATATATCGTCATGAATACATTAAATAGATATATTATTTTCCTGCAGTAAATTCAAAAACTGTATACCATCACTAATATTTCTTGATATTCTTGAAAAATCATATGCAACTAGGTAATCAATTTGTTGTTCATTGATTTGTTGCATGACCTGTGTTATTCCTGGTCTTGATAGAGATGATCCGCTATAACCATCATCTATAAAAAATTGAATTTCTTTAGATGATTTTATTAATTGATTGACTTTGCAGTAGCGAAGTATCTGATCTTTTTGCATTTCGATAGAAACACCTTCCTCTGCTTGTTTTACTGTACTCACTCGTACATAACCGATAATATTCATTGTTCCACTAACATAGATTATTCTATGCCCTCTCTTTTTGTTTTCATGCATTATACAATAAAAAAAAGACTGATTAACAGTCTTTATGAGCGGATAATATCTAATAAGTCACTAAAGTAATAGCGTTTATTACGTTTTTGTTGGGAAGGGAAGATAATCTCTAATTCAGTAAGTGTTTGAATATAGGTACGGATAGTTGTTTCTTTAATACCTGTTTCTTTTGAAAGTGTCTTACAAGTGAATATTGGTATTTGAAAAATAGCATCTATAATTTTATCCGTATTTAAACTATTTATTTCTGCTTTTAATTTTTTATCAACTACACTTCTTAATGATTCTAGCTGATCTATAAATTGAATGTCTCGTTGACATTGTTTAGAAATACTGTCTAGGAAAAACTTAATCCATTTGCTGTAACCCACAGATGTGTTTGCTCTTGTACCTTGAAGGTAATTATAATATTTTTGTTTATTTCTTTCTAACTCTTGGCTTAAAAAGAAGCATGGAACCTGGATTTCATGTTCTTTAAAAAGATATAGAGGGATTAACACTCTGCCTACACGACCATTTCCATCTGGAAAAGGGTGGATTGTTTCAAACTGAGCATGGATTAGGGCTACCTTGATAATAGCGGGTAAATTTAGTTTGTCGAACTCCTCTTCATTCATATATCTTTCTAAGTTTCCCATTAGATCAGGAACATCAATTGCTTTTGGTGGTGTGTGTTCTCCAACTTTGTTTTGCTGATGACGAAACTCACCGGCTTGAAAATTTGAATTTTTACGAATATCTCCACTTAGTAATGTATGATGCAGCTGCTTAATATCCTTGTTTGTAATAAGCTTTGTTGCAGTTACAAAGCGAATACCCTGGTCTAAAGCTTCTTTATATCGTTGTACTTCTTGTACATCTGATGAACTTTTTGTGGTAGTTGTATCAATGTCAGATTCATACACTTCATCAATAGTAGTGTGTGTTCCCTCAATTTTGGTAGAATAGAAAGATTCTGTTTGAATTAGATGTTTAAATGAATACATAGCACTAACTTTATTGCTAGATAGTTTTGTATCTAATTTTGCTAAAGCTCTAGCTGCTTCGCCATATTCGTTGAAAAAACTAGCTGTATCAATTAACTCTTTATTAAAAGGGAATTTTATTGCATCAAATGGAATTGTCATTGTTAATTCCTCCTTACTTTAGCATAGTATAACACGTCTTTTTATCTCTTACAACATATTATTGTATGTTTTTTGTAGTATAAATATCATTTTACATGTATATTATACTCGATATAGTAAAAAATATACTATACCGAGTATAATAAAAAAGACTGCAAAACAGTCTTTGGATAAATTATTTATTTTTACTATCATCATTATCTTTTTTTGGACTCTGATCATGTAGTATTGCAACTTGTACTTTTGGTACATTAGGTTGTGCTTCTGGATTATTATAATACGATCTTTTCTTTTTTAGTTTATTTTCAGTGTAAATCTTTTTTCTATGAAGATATGCATACCAGATATTCATACAGTTAGCAGCACGATCATCTACATCTTTACAATCGATACGAGAAAAGCAAACACCAGATACATTCACAGTAAGAGGATTGTCTTCGACTATTTCTTCTACACGACCTAATGATATATTTGCTCCACCTTTGTTTTCTACTAAAAAATATTCACCAATTTGGATGTCTCGAAAAGGGCATAAAAACAGATATTCTTTTTGTCCTGGTCTAATAGGTAGACGAATGTTTCTTTTATATTTTATTTTTACTAATGGCATAATTATTCCTCCCAATAAATATATTCTACCATGAATTTTAAAACCGGTATACTAAGATTCCAGAAGTTTAGTTTTACATAATAAAAAAGACTGTTTAACAGTCTTAAAACAAATCGCTATGTGTACCTGTTCTAGTTAAATATAGAATCACTTCCTCGTTTGAAATTTCATAAACAAGCAACCAATCAGGGGTAATGTGACATTCTCTACACCCAACATAGTTACCGATTAAAATATGATCTTTGTATTTTTCGGGTAAAGATTGACCACTTGCAAGTAAATCAACCACCTCTGCTAAAAGAGATATGTTATATCCTCTTTTTTTTGCTAGTTTCAAATCTTTTTTGAACTTTGTTGTTTGAACAAGGTTGTATTTACTCATCTTCTAATTCCTCTAGTATCTCGTTGAATGAAGAATATAATTTTTTATTCGGATTTTTTTTCAACTGCTCTACTTCTTCGATTGCTTGAATAGTGTCAATATTTGGAGTTCCTAGTTTAATAACGTTTTGCATATAACGCACCATATTCCCTTTCACATTTTCGCCATTCGCTGATACGATACTCTTATAAGCATTATAAACAGCACGATCCATTGTAAATGAACAAGTGATTGAATTATTATTCTTTTCCATAATTTCCCCTCCTTAACGTACTTAGTTTACTTAGTAAACTATGTTATATACTCAGTATATTCTTTTTTGACTTTTTTGTCAATGATTTGCAGAGTGATACAAAGATAAAGGCATTGCTATTTGGAGACTTTTGTAAAACTAAAACATTAGCACAAACTGGAAGTATACCCAGGACAGTTTCTAATACATTATCAACTTCGTTTATATGAAAATGTGAAGGGAGATATGGTATAATCTATTTTGAAAGGACGTGTTATATGTGGATGTAACAGTAATTAGAGATGAATTAGTAGAACAGATGGAATCAAGGTTTAAAGGAAATATTTATCATTGGTCACAAGTTGTCTTTTCTTATAATTCTAATAAGATGGAAGGGAGTAGGCTAACTGAAGATCAAGTAGAAATGATTTTTAATCAGGGTTCTGTGATAACAAAGGAAATGGAAGTCTTAAAATTGGATGATCTTACAGAAGCTAGAAACCATTTTCAATTAGTTGATTTTATGCTACAGCATATTGATGATCCTATTTCAAAAGAAATGATGATAGAAATGAATGTCATTTTAAAAAGAAATACTTCAGATGAGTTAAATCCAAGATACAATGTAGGTGGCTTTAAGGTGATGGAAAATATAATTAGTATGTTCAATGTGATTGAAACTACTGCACCTGCAAAAGTAGATGAAGAAATAGCAAAATTGATTGATAGTTACAATACGATAGATAGTCCAGGAATAGAGGATATTATTCATTTTCATGTTATGTTTGAAAGAATACATCCGTTTGGAGATGGGAATGGTCGTGTAGGAAGAATGATTATGTTTAAAGAGTGCTTAAAACACGAAATAGTACCTTTTATTATTTCAGACCAAAATAAGGAATTTTATATTCGTGGATTACAAGAATATGATAATGAAAAAGGATTTTTATTAGATACGTGTTTACATAGTCAAGATATCTATGAAACTATGGCAGAAAAATTTTTACCAGATAAACAACAAGATTTAATCAGATAAATGAAGTCTATGCTGCACGCATAGACTTTTTTTAATGGATCAGAAAAAAATTAATGCCGACTTTTTAAATTTAAAAAATCGCAACTTGCACCCTTTCTATTTGGTTTTGATGGGTGCAAGTTTTTAAAGTCAAAGGCTACGATACAATTTCATTGTCTCCTTTTTTAGCTTTTCTCAGTTCCTTCTTAAAGCGAGTTCTTTTTTTGGGTATGTGTAAAGGGGTAGTCCACGCTTTATTTTTAGCGACTTTTTCTTCCGTTCGCAAGGGTAAACGTTGCGTACCGCCCTTGCGAACTACATAAAAAGACATTCCACAGGCTACACTCTTTTTCCACAACTTTTTACGGGTAGTCTTGACTGAAAGTCAAGACTATAAATGATTAGTAATGAGTATACGTATGAGTCATTTGCATAAATCTAAAAACATTTATACTTTAATGAATAAGGATATAGAGGTCTTAAAATTAGTCTGTGATATAGAGTTGCAAGGTGCTACAGAAATTATTGAAAAATTTTTCCTGAATTTGCCCCAGTAGGAATAATCAATTATAAATTTGGTCTTTCTAAAACATTATTTAATGAATGTTAGAAAATAGGGTGATACCTAGTTCTAGGGATCATATTCAGCCTTAAGAAAAGAAAATAATTATGTTCGTTATTTAGGTATTTATACTGATTTAGATGTTCCATATGCACAGATTCAGATTGATAAAATGACTGTACTTGATTATCTTCTAGAAAATTATGATAGACATTGGAGAAACTTTGGTTTCATACGAGATGTTAATTCGTTGGAACAGATAAAGAAGAATGTATTAAAAAAATAAAAATCTTCAGCATATCATATGCTAAAGATTTTTTGTCTAGTTTTATAAGTAATTTATAGAGGAAATAGATTTATGATATACAGAGACTTACTTATAGGTAATTATCATTGCTTTTCGCTATTTTATGTGATATTATGGTAATCCGTTGGCATTCTATGTGAATAAGGTATAATTTGCTAAATATTTACGGTAACAGAAAGGAAAATTTAAAATGAAACTTTATATAAAAACAATCAATGCTTTTTTAATTTTTGTAATGATGATTTCATGTTTATCAGCTATTCAAGCTAGTGCTAGTGAACTTGATCAAAATGCATTTGGGCCATTGCTCCAAGAAGAAATAGAAATCGTAAATGAACTTTATGAAATTGATCCAAATTTCACTTATGAGGGAGAACTTGTTAGTGTCTCAAAAACAACTGAAATTTTGGAAACTCAAAAAGAATATATTCAGAACTTCGATGGAGTTTTGACAAGAGAGGCTAAAGTATGTTTGAATCTATAAAAAAATTTGTTATTTCATGTATAATGATTTATATTGCTTTGTTTTGTATTTTGTTTTTTCTACTTTCATTCCCTGGATCTGATATGCTAGGAGGAACATTTACTTATTTTGGCTTTGTGATTTTATCTTCAGTTATACTACATACATTCGATAAAAAATAAAAATAATGATCTGCACGCATCTGTTAAGCTTGTAATTGCAGTAACCTTTTCAAAAGAGAGGACACTAGAAAACCTTCAGCATATCGTATGCTAAAGGTTTTTTTATGGTCTATTAAAGACATTTTAAATAACTAGTCCCAATGTAAAGTATAAATCTAAAAAAGTTGGTTTCAAGCATGGTTTTGCCTATCTGTTTTTTTGATTATTTTTTATAATCCGTCGTATTTTCAAGGGTGCTTTGAAGTATGGGGTATGCTTTTGAGTCGGATTAATGTAATGCTTTTTGTAAAAAAATAAAAAGGGTATATAAAGCCTTTCATAATACATGTTATTGATATGGGTGTGTTGATCGATTCATGTTAGTGCGGGAGGTTGTTCTAATCCTAATGTTTCTACTGAACCAATGTCTTATGAACAAGGATGGAAACGTAATTTAAGTAAAACAATTAAAGAAACTGGGGATATTCCTGTGATGGCTTGTTGGGTTATACAGCTACGAGAATATGCTGATTGTGGAAGATAATCTAGATTTCGTTGTATTAGGACACCCACACTTGGCAAATCCGATTGGGTAAATAAAGCAAAAGCGGGTGATTCATTAGCAATTAGACCATGTGTTTCATGTATGCACTGTGCAGAAAAACTAGGTGTAAAAACACAAATATCTACAGAGTTGATGGAAATCACAAAAGATAAAATATTTGTAGATGGTGGTGTTGAAGATAAGGAAATAGCTCGTGATATGGTTGTCTTATTTTTAGGGGTTAGAACTGATTCAGTATTAATTGATAGTTTTAAAGAGGCGTGTGATAATGTTTTGGTAGTAGGAGGTGCAAATAAATCAGGTAGAGTTTCAAATGCAATATGTAGTGCATTTGAACAAACATATTTCTTCAAATAGGAGGAGAAAGAAGATAAATTTTTCAGTAGGTACAAAATCAGGAACATTACTTACTAATGAAAAAGCAAAAGTAGCTAAATTATCAGGTGAAATACCTGATGAAATTGTACAAGCAGTAGATGTAGATTTAAAAACATTATAATCTAAGCACCTATCTTTGAACCACACCAATCGTTAGCAGATGTGGTTTTTACAAATAATGAAAAGGTGTTTTCAAGAGAGTGTATTATGTATATAATATTTTGTATAAGAAGGCGAGGATTAAATATGAAAAATAGAGAATTTCCTAAATTGGGGGTACAACCATCAATGTTAGGATTTGGTTGTATGAGATTTCCAACTAACAAAGATGGAAGTATTGATGAGGCAGAATCGGAAAAAATGATTGATAAAGCAATGAGTGAAGGAGTTACTTATATTGACACTGCATTTCCTTATCATGATGGCGATAGTGAGCCTTTTGTAGGAAGAGTTTTAAAAAAATACAATAGGGAAGATTTCTTTTTGGCCACGAAATTACCTATTTGGCACATAAAAAGCAAAGAACAAGCAAGAGAAATATTTTTTGATCAATTAAAAAGATTAGATGTAGAATATATTGATTTCTATTTATTACATGCATTAGATCAAGGAAAATGGGATACCATTTTAAAATGTGATATTCTTTCTCTTGTAGATGAACTAAGAGAAGAAGGGAAAATTCGCTATATTGGATTTAGCTTCCATGATGAATATCCTGTTTTTGAAGAAATTTTAAATTATCGTGATTGGGATTTTTGTCAATTACAATTAAATTATATGGATATGGATGTACAAGCTGGTATGAAGGGCTATGAACTTGCAGAAAAACGTGGAATACCAGTCGTTGTTATGGAACCAATCAAAGGAGGTTCTTTAGCAGAATTACCAGAAGATATTACGGAAATGTTTGCAAAAGCAAAACCTGATGCAACATTATCATCTTGGGCATTACGCTATGTAGGAACATTACCAAATGTTAAAGTGATTTTAAGCGGGATGTCTACCTATGAACATGTATTAGATAATCTAACGACTTTTAATAACTTTGAAATGTTAAACCAACAAGAATTAGAATTAGTACAAGAAGTTGTAGGTATATTAAAATCGAGAACACAAAATGGATGTACCGGGTGTGGTTATTGTATGCCTTGTCCATTTGGGGTTGATATTCCAACTAATTTTAAATATTGGAACAATGCACATGTATATGGACAACATGAAAAATTTAAAGATAAATTAATTTCTATGACAGGTAAAACAGCAGATATTTGTAAAAGTTGTGGTGCTTGTGAAAAAATGTGTCCACAACAAATTAAGATTATTGATGATCTAAAGAAAGTAGTAGCCTATACTACAGCTTAAAGCAACATTCGTTGCTTTTTTTATATCCTAATAAAATCAAAATAAATTAATCTTTCTATTTGACAAAATAGATTTCTTTGTATAAAATAACGGTAATTACAAAGAAAAGAAAATAGTACAATAAATTATTCTATTTAGAGAAGGCTTGGTTGGTGAAAAAGCTGATAGACATAATATTGGAATACATCTTGGAGTAGAGTGTTGAAACAATAGTAGGCACCTCCGGTTACAACCGTTATATTGTGCGAGTATGTAAGTACTCAGTGAGGTTTATATAGTGATATATAAGCGAATTAAGGTGGTACCGCGATAACTCGTCCTTATGATTAGGATGAGTTTTTTATATTTTAAGGGGGAAAGAAAAATGATTATCGTAATGAAAAAAGAAGCAACAGAATTAGAAATCAAACAAATGGAACAAACAATTATAGACTTAGGTTGTAATGCTCATATTTCTAAAGGAGAAATTGTAACAATTATTGGAGTTGTTGGTGATACAACAAAAGTAGATCCAAAACAAGTAGAAGTATTGCATTCAGTAGATAAGGTAATGCATGTTAGTGAACCTTATAAACTAGCAAATAGAGCAATGCACCCAGAGAATTCTATTATTGATGTAGCTGGTGTTAAAGTGGGAGGAGAGAACTTAGCTTTAATTGCAGGACCATGTTCAGTAGAGAGTGTAGAACAAGTGGTAGAAATAGCAAAAGCAGCAAAAGCTGCTGGAGCAAATATGTTACGTGGTGGAGCATTCAAACCAAGAACATCACCTTATGCATTCCAAGGGATGGGAAGTAATGGATTGGATATTTTAGTAGAAGCAAAGAAAATCACAGGATTACCAATTGTATCAGAATTAATGGATGCCAGTTATATTGAAGAATTTGAAGAAAAAGTAGACTTAATTCAAATTGGAGCAAGAAACATGCAAAACTTTGATTTATTAAAAAAATTAGGAAAAGTAAAAAAACCAATTTTATTAAAGAGAGGATTATGTGCAACATTTGAAGAATGGATTATGTCAGCAGAATATATTATGGCTCATGGGAATCCAAATGTTATCTTATGTGAAAGAGGGATTCGTACATTTGAAAGCTATACAAGAAACACATTAGATTTACAAGCAATCCCAGTAGTACAAAAACTAACACATTTACCAATTATTATTGATCCAAGTCATGCTGGAGGAAAATGGTGGTTAGTAGAACCAATGGCAAAAGCAGCAGTAGCAGCAGGGTGTGACGGATTAATGGTAGAAGTGCATAATAATCCAGAATGTGCAATGTGTGATGGACCACAATCATTAAAACCAGAAAAGTATGCAAAATTAATAAAAGAAGTTGGAGCAATTGCAAAGGTTGTAGGAAAACAAATCTAATCTTTTTACAAAAGTCCTTGCTTTTATCTTTAACTTTCTTTATAATAGCAATTGTATGTTAGAACGAAAAGGGGGGAAAAATGAATATGGCAAAAACTGTAGTTAGAGATAACGAGTCTTTAGATGACGCATTACGTAGATTTAAAAGACAAGTATCAAGAACAGGTACCCTTCAAGAAGCTCGTAAAAGAGAATTCTATGTTAAACCAGGTTTAAAAAGAAAATTAAAATCTGAAGCTGCAAGAAAAAACAATAAAAGCAAAAGATAATAAAACTTGAATGATAGATATCTATCATTCTTTTTTTTTATTTACATATACATAGAATGGTGATGAATATGTTAATAATACAAGAAAATCAAGTAGTAATTAAACATTATAAAAAGCTACTTATCCTAAATGAATATCAAATAGATATAGAATTAAACCAATCCATTGTACATATTTACGGTACCAACTTAGAAATTAATTATTATTCTTTTGATGAATTGATTATTGTTGGAAAAATAAGGACGGTAAGTTTTTTATGATGGGATATGATTATTATGAAGCAAACATAAGCTCCATTATTGATTTTTTAGATTTTTGTAAGAAGAAAAAAATAATAATTCATAATCTTCAAAAAAACAAAAGAGGTCAATATCTGTTTTATGCATCTATTATTCATCGAATAACTTTTAGAAAAATAGCATTGCAACCTATTTATAGTGTTGGAATAATACATTATTGTATGTTACTTCTTTTTAGTTGGAAAAATTTAATAGGCATCTTTTGTTTTTGTTTTTCCTTTTATCTAAGCACGCATTATATTTTTAAAATCAACATTATTGGGACTAATCTTGAAACAAACAGTCTAATTTCCGATACATTTGAACAAATGGGAATTGAAATAGGAAATACTATTCCTACAAATCAAGAATTAGTAAACCTATATGATACATTAAAACTACAGATGCAAGAAGAAATTGATTACTTAAATATCTATCTTCAGGGAAGTGTTTTTAATCTTGAATATACGGATGCTAGAGGAACGACGAAAACAGAATTAAGTTTTGAAAATATCGTAGCTATAAAAGACGGTGTTATTCAAAGAATTGAAGTAGAAGATGGGAATGTTTTAGTAGAAGTGAATGATTATGTAAAGATTGGAGATTTATTAGTATCGAATACGATTGTATCTTCTAGTGATGAGGTGAAACTGATTCCGGTAGAGGGACAAGTGTATGCTTATACTTACTATACGGTTAATGTATCGATGCAATCGACGAATGATGAGGCGGAAGATTTTGCATATTTGTTGTTAAAAGCCAGAGGTTCATTGACAACAATTGATAAAATTGACAAGGAAATTATTTTAAAATATGATATAATAGATGGTAATAGAATATTAGAAATTCAATATACATGTATTGAAAATATTGGGACAAGAGGAGAAGTGAATGAAGAAGGTAATTAAGTTAGAAGGACATACAATGGAACATATTGCCCTGATTTGTGGGGTTCAAGATGTGAATATTAAACTATTAGAAGAATCTATGGATTGTCTTATTACTTTTCGAGGGGATGAATTGTTTGTAGAATATAAAGAAGAGAAGTGTTTTGAACAAGTCGATAGAATTGTTCAAGCATTGTTGAATTTGGTAACAAAGGGAATTAAAATAACAAAAAGAGATGTTGTTTATGCGATTAAATTAAATGGTGAGAATGAATTAGATCAATTGGATGATTTATATTCTATTC from Tannockella kyphosi harbors:
- a CDS encoding recombinase family protein; translated protein: MAVNQYEREKIIERTNDGLVQVARSGKYPYGGKMMYGYRRSQDNTLVIVTKEKEVIQSIYHQFINHTKLEDISKMLNITHNKSKFTTTFIRRILTNERYTGKLTYKKEVYKAIVPAIITKEEYDAAQKILNKKIRKKSNYLFAGKIYCSCGNIMTCTHGTNHLGNKYHYYQCKPCKSIISENKIIIQIDSRELEITNFDNTLIALEREYKNYTMKLSKIKKKYVLGAYNPEQYIILTTPLYNEQKKILQQKKALLAAGRVLTIGQIAKNNRKDYIDKVIAFITIPPNNLTEIRIKTK
- a CDS encoding recombinase family protein, translated to MNIIGYVRVSTVKQAEEGVSIEMQKDQILRYCKVNQLIKSSKEIQFFIDDGYSGSSLSRPGITQVMQQINEQQIDYLVAYDFSRISRNISDGIQFLNLLQENNISI
- a CDS encoding Fic family protein; the protein is MTIPFDAIKFPFNKELIDTASFFNEYGEAARALAKLDTKLSSNKVSAMYSFKHLIQTESFYSTKIEGTHTTIDEVYESDIDTTTTKSSSDVQEVQRYKEALDQGIRFVTATKLITNKDIKQLHHTLLSGDIRKNSNFQAGEFRHQQNKVGEHTPPKAIDVPDLMGNLERYMNEEEFDKLNLPAIIKVALIHAQFETIHPFPDGNGRVGRVLIPLYLFKEHEIQVPCFFLSQELERNKQKYYNYLQGTRANTSVGYSKWIKFFLDSISKQCQRDIQFIDQLESLRSVVDKKLKAEINSLNTDKIIDAIFQIPIFTCKTLSKETGIKETTIRTYIQTLTELEIIFPSQQKRNKRYYFSDLLDIIRS
- a CDS encoding type II toxin-antitoxin system YafQ family toxin produces the protein MSKYNLVQTTKFKKDLKLAKKRGYNISLLAEVVDLLASGQSLPEKYKDHILIGNYVGCRECHITPDWLLVYEISNEEVILYLTRTGTHSDLF
- a CDS encoding Fic family protein, giving the protein MDVTVIRDELVEQMESRFKGNIYHWSQVVFSYNSNKMEGSRLTEDQVEMIFNQGSVITKEMEVLKLDDLTEARNHFQLVDFMLQHIDDPISKEMMIEMNVILKRNTSDELNPRYNVGGFKVMENIISMFNVIETTAPAKVDEEIAKLIDSYNTIDSPGIEDIIHFHVMFERIHPFGDGNGRVGRMIMFKECLKHEIVPFIISDQNKEFYIRGLQEYDNEKGFLLDTCLHSQDIYETMAEKFLPDKQQDLIR
- a CDS encoding aldo/keto reductase, whose product is MKNREFPKLGVQPSMLGFGCMRFPTNKDGSIDEAESEKMIDKAMSEGVTYIDTAFPYHDGDSEPFVGRVLKKYNREDFFLATKLPIWHIKSKEQAREIFFDQLKRLDVEYIDFYLLHALDQGKWDTILKCDILSLVDELREEGKIRYIGFSFHDEYPVFEEILNYRDWDFCQLQLNYMDMDVQAGMKGYELAEKRGIPVVVMEPIKGGSLAELPEDITEMFAKAKPDATLSSWALRYVGTLPNVKVILSGMSTYEHVLDNLTTFNNFEMLNQQELELVQEVVGILKSRTQNGCTGCGYCMPCPFGVDIPTNFKYWNNAHVYGQHEKFKDKLISMTGKTADICKSCGACEKMCPQQIKIIDDLKKVVAYTTA
- the aroF gene encoding 3-deoxy-7-phosphoheptulonate synthase produces the protein MIIVMKKEATELEIKQMEQTIIDLGCNAHISKGEIVTIIGVVGDTTKVDPKQVEVLHSVDKVMHVSEPYKLANRAMHPENSIIDVAGVKVGGENLALIAGPCSVESVEQVVEIAKAAKAAGANMLRGGAFKPRTSPYAFQGMGSNGLDILVEAKKITGLPIVSELMDASYIEEFEEKVDLIQIGARNMQNFDLLKKLGKVKKPILLKRGLCATFEEWIMSAEYIMAHGNPNVILCERGIRTFESYTRNTLDLQAIPVVQKLTHLPIIIDPSHAGGKWWLVEPMAKAAVAAGCDGLMVEVHNNPECAMCDGPQSLKPEKYAKLIKEVGAIAKVVGKQI
- the rpsU gene encoding 30S ribosomal protein S21, with the translated sequence MAKTVVRDNESLDDALRRFKRQVSRTGTLQEARKREFYVKPGLKRKLKSEAARKNNKSKR
- a CDS encoding YabP/YqfC family sporulation protein, with product MLIIQENQVVIKHYKKLLILNEYQIDIELNQSIVHIYGTNLEINYYSFDELIIVGKIRTVSFL
- a CDS encoding sporulation protein YqfD, translated to MMGYDYYEANISSIIDFLDFCKKKKIIIHNLQKNKRGQYLFYASIIHRITFRKIALQPIYSVGIIHYCMLLLFSWKNLIGIFCFCFSFYLSTHYIFKINIIGTNLETNSLISDTFEQMGIEIGNTIPTNQELVNLYDTLKLQMQEEIDYLNIYLQGSVFNLEYTDARGTTKTELSFENIVAIKDGVIQRIEVEDGNVLVEVNDYVKIGDLLVSNTIVSSSDEVKLIPVEGQVYAYTYYTVNVSMQSTNDEAEDFAYLLLKARGSLTTIDKIDKEIILKYDIIDGNRILEIQYTCIENIGTRGEVNEEGN